One segment of Coffea arabica cultivar ET-39 chromosome 7c, Coffea Arabica ET-39 HiFi, whole genome shotgun sequence DNA contains the following:
- the LOC113698639 gene encoding small RNA degrading nuclease 1 encodes MDEMLSSVKKEVLVEMVKLAQKRGMKGSKGGWKEFLNFYDKKIGASLSDPSRRPLDTLLAFLKTFTQDDDLKFFEKLLECHSNRDAVSQFQKTSPDAESPEQRLVRLTLEHPQYPIDYSFPSHEEGWLVMKCTKKSKTMTSTAMVAVDCEMVLCENETEALVRVCVVDRNLQVKLNEFVKPSKAVVDYRTEITGIAAKDLDGATCSLSDIQKSMKKLLSHGTILVGHSLNNDLRALKLDHARVIDTSYIFKHGDGPSSRRLSLSNLCKSILGYELRKGQNPHNCLDDACAAMKLVLANIERGVANVIPLVHEDAQEADLAKLLVHKIPVNVHSEDMHEVIPGDFSIEMKANKKAKGSKYSVFAIFKSQQEANEAFDCIDGYLDKDTSGRAQKSISFHLNRGIVGSFCVRKMANDSPGVIISKKRSFEPEEALTESKKLHTDQECRKVEETRACTEQCQSRLEEIERLKQELSQRDREISSLNKIIVALTRKQGL; translated from the exons ATGGACGAGATGCTCTCTTCAGTTAAAAAGGAA GTGCTGGTGGAGATGGTAAAGTTGGCTCAAAAGCGAGGAATGAAGGGTAGCAAAGGTGGGTGGAAggagtttttgaatttttatgaCAAGAAAATTGGAGCCAGCTTGAGCGACCCTTCTAGGAGGCCCCTTGATACTTTGCTTGCCTTCTTGAAAACCTTTACCCAAGACGATGATTTGAAG TTCTTTGAGAAGCTGCTGGAGTGCCATTCTAACCGGGACGCAGTTTCCCAATTCCAGAAAACTTCTCCTGATGCTGAATCCCCTGAACAG AGGCTGGTTCGTTTAACTCTTGAACACCCCCAGTATCCAATTGATTATTCATTCCCGTCACATGAGGAG GGCTGGCTGGTTATGAAGTGCACTAAAAAGTCCAAGACCATGACATCTACTGCTATGGTTGCTGTTGATTGTGAGATGGTTCTTTGCGAAAATGAAACTGAAGCTTTGGTGAGGGTTTGTGTTGTTGACCGCAATTTGCAG GTTAAACTAAATGAGTTTGTAAAGCCCAGTAAGGCAGTGGTAGATTACAGAACCGAGATCACTGGGATTGCTGCCAAAGATTTGGATGGAGCTACTTGTTCATTGTCTGATATACAG AAATCCATGAAGAAGCTCCTATCACATGGAACTATCTTAGTTGGTCACAGTTTGAATAATGATCTTCGAG CACTGAAGTTGGATCATGCAAGAGTAATTGACACATCCTATATCTTCAAGCATGGGGATGGCCCTTCAAGCAGGAGACTTTCCTTAAGTAACTTGTGTAAG TCTATATTAGGTTATGAGCTTCGGAAGGGGCAGAATCCTCACAATTGCCTAGATGATGCATGTGCCGCAATGAAACTCGTTTTGGCCAATATTGAACGAGGAGTAGCGAATGTAATTCCATTGGTTCATGAGGAT GCACAAGAGGCGGATTTGGCAAAACTACTAGTTCATAAAATTCCAGTGAATGTTCACAGTGAAGATATGCATGAAGTTATTCCAGGAGACTTTTCAATTGAAATGAAG GCTAATAAAAAGGCCAAAGGATCGAAATATTCGGTCTTTGCAATTTTCAAAAGTCAGCAAGAGGCAAATGAAGCATTTGATTGCATTGATGGCTACTTGGATAAG GACACCTCTGGACGAGCACAGAAGTCAATATCTTTTCATCTCAATAGAGGAATTGTTGGTAGTTTTTGTGTCCGCAAAATGGCTAATGATTCTCCTGGCGTCATTATATCAAAGAAAAGATCATTTGAACCTGAGGAGGCCTTAACTGAGTCAAAGAAGTTGCACACTGATCAGGAGTGCAGAAAAGTTGAGGAGACTAGGGCATGCACAGAGCAGTGTCAGAGTCGTTTGGAGGAGATTgaaagattgaagcaagaattaAGCCAAAGAGATCGTGAAATATCGAGCTTGAACAAGATTATTGTTGCTCTTACAAGGAAGCAAGGACTTTAA
- the LOC113699354 gene encoding F-box protein SKIP2-like, with amino-acid sequence MGQSASVHVYSPGGSTPTSSHCRCITANQPDAVSSTDVNAQLTLPIFGDEQDYTSEIPDECLALIFQSLSSGDRKSCSLVSKRWLLVEGQSRHRLSLNATADIYSQIPAIFSRFDSVTKLALRCDRKSSSINDDALALISLRCRNLTRLKLRGCRQVTDLGMAFIAKNCKVLKKFSCGSCTFGAEGMNALLDHCSSLEELSVKRLRGVNDGVVAAPIGPGAAASSLKSICLKELYNGLSFGPLIIGSKNLRTLKLLRCLGDWDRLLETVANREENNLVEIHLERLQLSDIGLTAISKCSHLEILHLVKALDCTNAGVVAVAEHCKLLRKLHIDGWRSNRIGDEGLIAIAKNSANLQEFVLIGLNPSSVSMSAIAANCKKLERLALCGSETIGDAEISYIAEKCVALRKLCIKGCHVSDQGIEAFAWGCPNLVKIKVKKCREVTSEVADWLRARRRSLTVSLDVEETEVETVEVSASDAGEQDDGAEYPSNVNRMTNAGGGVNSDALSSNNAGRSSAFKSRIGFFGGRSLVACAFGRWLNGNGSSNAVL; translated from the coding sequence ATGGGTCAGTCTGCTTCTGTACATGTATACTCACCGGGTGGGTCAACCCCGACTTCCAGCCACTGCCGCTGCATCACCGCTAATCAGCCGGACGCCGTCTCTTCCACCGACGTCAATGCTCAGCTTACTCTCCCTATTTTCGGGGATGAGCAAGATTATACCTCCGAGATTCCCGACGAGTGCTTAGCTTTAATCTTCCAATCCCTCAGCTCCGGCGACCGAAAAAGCTGCTCCCTTGTTTCCAAGCGATGGCTCCTTGTCGAGGGTCAGAGCCGCCACCGATTATCTCTCAACGCCACCGCCGATATATACTCGCAAATCCCTGCAATATTCTCCCGCTTCGACTCCGTCACGAAGCTCGCCCTCAGATGCGACCGGAAATCCTCAAGCATAAACGACGACGCCCTCGCCCTCATCTCTCTCCGATGCCGAAACCTCACGCGCCTCAAGCTCCGTGGCTGCCGTCAAGTCACCGATCTAGGTATGGCGTTTATCGCCAAAAATTGCAAAGTATTGAAGAAATTCTCTTGTGGGTCTTGCACGTTTGGAGCTGAAGGCATGAATGCTTTGCTCGATCATTGCTCCTCTCTCGAAGAATTGTCCGTTAAGCGCCTCCGTGGTGTCAACGATGGTGTCGTTGCCGCTCCTATCGGCCCCGGAGCCGCAGCTTCATCGCTTAAATCCATATGCTTGAAGGAGCTTTATAACGGGCTGAGCTTTGGTCCGTTAATTATAGGTTCCAAGAATTTGAGGACTTTAAAGCTATTGCGTTGTTTGGGGGATTGGGATAGGCTTCTGGAGACGGTTGCGAATAGAGAAGAGAATAATTTGGTCGAGATTCATCTAGAGAGGCTTCAGTTGAGTGATATTGGGCTGACAGCAATCTCAAAATGCTCTCATTTGGAGATTCTGCATTTGGTGAAGGCGTTGGACTGCACAAACGCGGGTGTTGTGGCCGTGGCCGAGCATTGTAAACTTTTGAGGAAGCTTCATATAGATGGATGGAGATCAAATAGGATAGGTGATGAGGGTTTGATTGCAATTGCTAAGAATTCTGCGAATCTTCAAGAATTTGTTCTTATTGGTCTGAATCCAAGTTCTGTTAGTATGTCTGCCATTGCGGCGAATTGTAAGAAGTTGGAAAGGTTGGCGCTTTGTGGGAGCGAGACGATTGGGGATGCTGAGATTTCTTATATAGCTGAGAAATGTGTAGCTTTGAGGAAGCTTTGTATCAAAGGATGCCATGTGTCTGATCAGGGGATTGAGGCTTTTGCATGGGGTTGTCCGAATTTGGTGAAAATTAAAGTTAAGAAGTGTAGGGAAGTTACTAGCGAGGTTGCGGATTGGCTGAGGGCAAGGAGGAGATCACTGACTGTGAGTTTGGATGTGGAGGAGACTGAAGTTGAGACTGTTGAGGTGAGCGCAAGTGATGCCGGGGAGCAAGATGATGGAGCAGAGTATCCATCTAATGTGAATAGAATGACAAATGCTGGTGGTGGTGTTAATTCTGATGCTCTGTCAAGCAACAATGCTGGTCGATCTTCAGCTTTCAAGTCAAGAATTGGCTTTTTTGGGGGAAGGAGCCTCGTGGCTTGCGCATTTGGGCGGTGGTTAAATGGTAATGGTAGTTCTAATGCTGTCTTATGA